A region of the Sarcophilus harrisii chromosome 3, mSarHar1.11, whole genome shotgun sequence genome:
TATCTTTTTTCATTATCATACACTACTTTCTCTTTATAATTCGTCGGTTAAAAGAGttgaaaatattaagtattttgaATTTGTCAATTCTGTGTACATCCcttctgttttaaaattatttgacaaattttgttcctttttttttttttggcattgtaGGATGATGATGACTACTCCTCATCCACTAGCCTGCTTGGCCAGAAGAAATCAGGATACCAACCCACAGTGGCATTGCTTAATGACATACCACAGTCAACTGAACAGgtaacattttctttctcctatatagttaaagaaacagaaatactTTGGGGacggggaagggaaagaatttggaacacaaggttttgcaaaggtgaatgttgaaaattatctttgcatatatttggaaaaataaaatcatggatATTAGTTTTGAACCCTTTCCTTTATTCATATTTTCCTCGCAATAGaccttttattgtttaaaaagcaCATAATTTCATTTGTAAGAATGTAAAAATTGATTAATTATGGATTCTTTATTTCTGTAGTATGACCCATTTGCTGAACACCGTCCTCCAAAGATTGCAGACCGTGAAGATGAATATAAAAAGCACAGGCGAACTATGATAATTTCTCCAGAGCGTCTTGATCCTTTTGCAGATGGTAATTcactcccacttttctataaatCTTGTAAAATTTGTTTGTATAAAGTTGTCTTTagccctttgattttttttggcatGCTTGtgaatttagtttttctttttaagcagCCCCTATTATAGATGTGTATAGATTTTGAAATCACAGATGCCATATTCTTCATGTTTATAATACAAGTTTTCTTTCTAGGTAGAAGGACAAGAAAATAATGAGCCAATGCCATAGAAACGCAAAGGGttaaaggtttttcttttctttttgttttgggtttcGCATACTATACTTTGAACAAATGTGTGTGTTTCTGCTCAAAGTACTTTCAAGTCTTTGAAAACtttgaaagttttcatttccaaatcatagaatttaataattattatttttgaaatactaTTTTCTCAGAATAGAGCCCATTGCTCTAATCATAACTCAGTAATGCACCTACTTTGCTTTAAGCATTCCTCTGTTAAAAcgaaaaaactatatatatacaaagactTGGATCCTTTTAATAGTTGGAGTCTGTTTTGCTAATTTTAGTATGCAAGTCAGTTCAAGGGGCATAGTGGGCCTGATGGAAGCTTTCCTCAGGTGAGTGAGTTTCACAATCAAAATAAGGTGCCTGTTTCTTAAAATTAGACTCTGTTGCAGGTTTTACAAATTAGAATTTCTGCCTGCATGAATTAGTAGGGATATTTTTTTACTTGCTTAATTGTAATTGATTTAAACATGTATGTCAGAATTCACAGGCCCATACTAACTgtccttaatttctttcctacAGCAGTACTGCTATATGCCAGTCCTGTCTGCATTCTTAAGGGTGCAGTTCAACACATCCTGTGTAGATTATGGTGAAAAAGTATTCCAAAGGAAGTCTTATCAGAGCTAGTGTCAGAATGACACTGCTAATTGGGCATGGTCTTCAGCATAGAAAATGTTTTAGAATTTCATTTCCCCCCCCAAATTGTGATGCTATACTATTTGTATAGCACATCTCCCATTTCTAAGAGTAGTGTGCCTCCATGCATCTTGTTCTTATTGggcttctttaaaatattttgaagtttaaAGAGCAAGTAATGAAACTTCAGGGATAGCATTACACATCTCGTTGTACAcgacttttttgtgtgtgtatcatAGTAACTAGTTAAACATTTCAAGTAATTTGTAATTATGATTtctcaagagaaaatataaaaattttctgcAACGTgtcatggaaataaaaaaaaaaaaaagaagccctcTTATAACATGGCACTTGAATACAAATGTAGAAGTGTTTCGATCAGATATGCCAAAGTATAACTGTATTCTAGAACTTTATGTGATGCACTGATCTAGGCTTAGTTAATGAAAGTCAGGATTTCAACAGCTTGCACAGgtaatgttttgaatataaatatCTATCCAAAGTGTTACTAATGGTAAAGAGATAATTTTCTAGGCTACTATTCTGCTGCTTGAAGTCAGAACTGCTGGTGGAGACAAAGGCACGAAAGTGTACGTATTCCGGATTAGCAACCCAGGAACCCATCACTTCTGAAGACTCTTAACtgtgttttgtcattttattgttttatctgCATTAAAGTACTTGTTTTAAACTGCAGTAGTTATGTTTGTGTTCAAACAGGTTAAATTGATCAGCAAACTCAATAAAAGTAAGATGTGTAATTATTGaagttttcaattaaaaaaaaaagtaaaattaagtgATTATGGAATAACATATTATTAGAGCAGGgcagataaatcatttaaattaaattattttttattcattgtgcTCCTGTCCTGTTGCTGTTATTTTCTGCAGGCGGCAAGACACCTGACCCTAAAATGAATGCTAGGACCTATATGGATGTTATGCGAGAACAACATTTGACTAAAGAGGAGGTCTGTTCAAtgttttttctcatcattttatggttaatagagataaataaaggaaattgaCAATAAGGCAATTTACAGTATATTTAATGTTACACTTTAAAAATCATACCATggtttataaaatttaaaaaaaaatgcctctgAAAAAGATAGTGAAATTGCTTGAAGGCTTGCTTCcagaaagaatcttttttttttttcttcttttgtttcgtttttttatttcaaatgtgaGAGATTTAAGAGATTATtgaattttacatttgaaaatttcGCATTTCAAAATACATCTGCTGAGGAAGCTAGGGCTCAGGGAAGTGAACTGATttgctcacatagctagtaagtagcacaaaaagcttttttttgaatgtgtaaacatatttatacaattgttacacaagaaaaataggataaaaaaggaaaaaaatgagtaagaaaacaaaatgcaagcgaacaacatcAAAAAGCGTGAGAATGTTacgttatgatc
Encoded here:
- the SF3B1 gene encoding splicing factor 3B subunit 1 isoform X3; this encodes MAKIAKTHEDIEAQIREIQGKKAALDEAQGVGLDSTGYYDQEIYGGNDSRFAGYVTSIAATELEDDDDDYSSSTSLLGQKKSGYQPTVALLNDIPQSTEQYDPFAEHRPPKIADREDEYKKHRRTMIISPERLDPFADGYYSAA